The DNA window TGCTTTCCAACAGATGAACTTCATGAACATCCTGAAGAACTCCCTGATCATTACCTGTGTGAGTGTGTTCCTGATCATTTTGTTCTCCTCCATGGCAGCTTACATTTTCGTAAGAAAAGCATGGAAGATCAATCAGATCATCTTCATGGTAATGCTGTTTTCCATGGTAATCCCGTTCCAGGTAGTTATGATCCCGCTGATCTCTATCTACGGTGGAACATTTGGAATCCTGAACCACAGAGCAACATTGATATTCATGCATCTGGGCTTCTCGGTATCTATGGCGGTATTCATGTTCCATGGATTTATCAAAGGTGGGGTACCGATCTCACTGGAAGAGGCAGCACAGATTGACGGAGCAGGAAGATTGAGAACATTCTTTCAGATTGTGTTCCCTCTGTTAAAACCGACTACAGCAACACTGGTTATCCTGTATGCCCTGTCTCTGTGGAACGATTACCTGCTGCCGAGCCTGATCCTGACAGATAAATCTCTGTACACGATCCCGATCGCAACCAAGCTGTTCCAGGGAACATACAGCAATGATATGGATCTTCTGATGGCGGCACTGGTTATGGCAATCATCCCGGTAATCATCCTGTATGTCGCATTACAGAAATATATTATCGCTGGTGTAGTTGCCGGTGCAGTAAAATCATAATAAAGCGGTACTGAAAGGTGAGTGTATCTGAATCTGATAAAGAAAAGATACACTCACCTTTTCTTATATAAACGGAAAGCTGTTGGGGTCAAAAGGTATTTTGCCCTCTTTGATACCGGATTGATCCGTACTTCGTACTCTCACGACCCTGGTATCATAGAAAATAAAGTACACAACAATACATAGACAATATGAGAAAATAATTCTATAATAAAAATAAATATAGCCTTTTCAGGTCCCGATGAAGGACGCGTCTTGTCAGAAACTTGCTGTGTCGAACTTGAGTATCTGATAGGAAGGTGTGGAGGAGGAAAATCAAATGGTAACAATCAAAGACGTTGCACGGGACGCCGGTGTATCGGTGGGAACCGTGTCGAACGTACTGAATGGAGGACGTGTCAGTGAAGCGAGGAGAAAGCTGGTAGAAGCATCCATAGAAAAACTGGGGTATCAGGTGAATACTCTGGCAAAGGGAATGCGGATGCAGAAGACCGATTATGTGGTTGTCATTCTGCCGAATCTGATCAATCCGTATTTTGCACTGTTGCTGGATGCCCTGGAAAGCGAATTGTCAGCAGTCGGAAAACAGGTACTACTATGCCTGTCCGGTGATGATGCCGAACGGGAAGTGGCATTTATGGATATGGCAAAACAAAATAAAGTTGACGGAATCATTGGTGTGACTTACAGTAAGGTAGAAGAGGAACGGATCGAAAACATGGCTTTTGTTTCCATCGACCGTCATTACAAATCACACATCCCATGTGTGGCAGGAGATAACTGGCAGGGCGGCTGGCTTGCAGCAGAGAATCTGCATAAAA is part of the Blautia faecicola genome and encodes:
- a CDS encoding carbohydrate ABC transporter permease — encoded protein: MEGQEKTVRGIKTFLKTLVTVVLFIIYMFPFYMIVLNAFKHKRDIIKMPLSWGGKKGFTTDNFVDAFQQMNFMNILKNSLIITCVSVFLIILFSSMAAYIFVRKAWKINQIIFMVMLFSMVIPFQVVMIPLISIYGGTFGILNHRATLIFMHLGFSVSMAVFMFHGFIKGGVPISLEEAAQIDGAGRLRTFFQIVFPLLKPTTATLVILYALSLWNDYLLPSLILTDKSLYTIPIATKLFQGTYSNDMDLLMAALVMAIIPVIILYVALQKYIIAGVVAGAVKS